In Caproicibacterium amylolyticum, a genomic segment contains:
- a CDS encoding HlyD family efflux transporter periplasmic adaptor subunit: MKNIIVDIDEFTDSREIMLSRPKPFVIWLIYIILAAFSTSIVWAGFSHIDEYVKVSGTVRPVSETASIKFPISGKIQSVYVKDGQTVKAGDTLLQINVKTTKNQKATDEQQLSILNKEINGTETLIKSIQSGSNQFNASDSSQNKYISKYNDYLSNVGITKTQYESNALDLKQTKLDAEKTISSTQKSMQVCTDLRHDYQTLMDSVSSNTNKFTSQNTICAKKYTVYAAKYQIAQQTCASDEEKLENAKSSGSSQDIINTIAKTISTDKNNLQSLVDSELSDIQTEITQLDSQLSEQQLAKDKAENLLGGTASKQNGEDEALEKLKLDTVTSLNSDLTALQGNASNLKSQIFELVQAINNATVKATVNGKVSLLAALRNNDLVAAGNDALTIVPQNCKQQVILYVPENNISYFKKGASLKYQIDSLPYKEYGEAEGIVTSISPDVITNQALKKDYYIVKGDLYSSSLKNGQGLTNHIQTGMSCQAKIIYGNKSVLQWISEKLKLSDTY, encoded by the coding sequence ATGAAAAACATTATCGTCGACATCGATGAATTTACTGATAGCCGTGAAATCATGTTATCCAGGCCAAAGCCATTCGTAATCTGGCTAATATATATAATTCTTGCTGCTTTTTCCACATCCATTGTTTGGGCAGGATTTTCTCATATTGATGAGTATGTAAAAGTATCAGGAACTGTAAGGCCAGTGTCTGAAACAGCCAGCATCAAATTTCCTATAAGTGGGAAAATACAATCTGTTTACGTTAAAGATGGGCAAACTGTAAAAGCAGGAGATACTTTGCTGCAAATAAATGTTAAAACAACAAAAAATCAAAAAGCCACAGACGAGCAGCAGTTATCGATTTTAAATAAGGAAATCAACGGAACTGAAACACTTATAAAAAGTATTCAATCCGGCAGCAACCAGTTCAACGCATCCGATAGTTCCCAAAATAAATATATTTCAAAATACAACGACTATCTTTCTAATGTAGGTATTACAAAAACACAGTATGAGTCCAATGCACTGGATTTGAAACAAACAAAGCTTGATGCAGAAAAAACAATTTCTTCTACTCAAAAGTCAATGCAGGTATGTACAGATTTGCGTCATGACTATCAAACTCTTATGGATTCAGTTTCTTCTAACACAAATAAATTTACATCACAAAACACCATTTGCGCTAAAAAATATACGGTCTATGCAGCTAAATATCAGATTGCTCAGCAAACGTGTGCTTCAGATGAAGAAAAACTTGAGAATGCAAAAAGTTCAGGAAGTTCTCAAGATATAATTAACACAATAGCTAAAACAATTAGTACTGACAAAAACAATCTGCAATCTTTAGTGGATAGTGAACTTTCGGACATTCAAACAGAAATCACACAGTTGGACAGCCAATTAAGTGAACAGCAGTTAGCTAAAGATAAAGCTGAAAATCTATTGGGCGGCACCGCTTCAAAGCAAAACGGAGAAGACGAAGCACTTGAAAAGCTCAAATTAGATACAGTAACCAGTTTGAATTCAGACTTAACGGCCTTACAAGGAAATGCATCAAATTTAAAAAGCCAGATTTTCGAACTCGTGCAAGCCATAAATAATGCCACAGTTAAAGCAACTGTCAATGGTAAAGTGTCATTACTAGCAGCCTTGCGGAATAATGATTTAGTTGCAGCAGGAAATGACGCATTAACGATTGTCCCACAGAACTGTAAACAACAAGTGATCCTATATGTTCCGGAAAATAATATATCATATTTTAAAAAGGGAGCATCATTAAAATATCAGATTGATTCTTTGCCTTATAAAGAATACGGTGAAGCTGAAGGCATTGTAACTTCTATTTCCCCAGATGTTATAACCAACCAAGCATTGAAAAAAGACTATTACATTGTAAAAGGTGATCTGTATTCTTCATCATTAAAAAACGGGCAGGGGTTAACCAACCATATTCAAACCGGAATGAGTTGCCAAGCAAAAATTATTTATGGAAATAAAAGTGTTTTGCAATGGATTTCCGAAAAATTAAAGCTCAGCGATACTTACTAA
- a CDS encoding peptidase domain-containing ABC transporter translates to MLKCYYCVKQQDVTDCGAACLATVSKQYGRKTSIAQIREVAGTDKQGTNVLGMIKAAEKLGFTAKAVKGTADALSSEFPLPCIAHVVVNGKLLHFVVIHKITKKQMIIADPAKGIVKISPEEFLKEWTGILLFLVPDVNFEKGNDTKGTFSRFLYLLKPQKKLLANIFVASLLVTVLGILTSFYFQLLMDTILPNDLKQTLTVISIGIIILYIFKTILDAFRSQLMLYLSQRIDIPLILGFYQHLMKLPMNFFGTRKIGEIISRFVDASKIRDTISSAALTIMIDTLMAVAGGIMLCVENTKLFGITVIILGLYAAIVFSFNKPVKKINEKMMEENAQLTSFLVESLEGIETIKSFTAERKANQETEQKFIKFLKSTFHGGYISNVENSLANGVAAVGGAVILWVGATFVLNGSLSVGQLLTFNALLVYFLDPVKNLIGLQPQIQTAVVASDRLGQILDLLPEVNSNESKKISPESLHGNICFHNIDFRYGTRRLVLENINLDIKQGEKVAFVGESGSGKTTLAKLLMNFYTPEKGEILINGINIQDINREKLREHIAYISQDIFLFSGTIHENMQIANSDASLDEIIKACQMSHAHDFINNLPLRYETMLEENGANLSGGQKQRLAIARALLKQPDILIMDEATSNLDSITEKAIEKTINELTCGTTTILIAHRLSTILQCNRIFVIDNGKIIESGTHQQLIQQNGQYYRLWKEQSPESFSEKVAVPDKEIAK, encoded by the coding sequence ATGCTGAAATGTTATTATTGTGTAAAACAACAAGATGTAACAGACTGTGGCGCAGCCTGCCTTGCCACAGTTTCTAAACAATATGGCAGAAAAACTTCCATAGCCCAAATACGGGAAGTAGCCGGAACCGATAAGCAAGGCACCAATGTTTTAGGAATGATAAAAGCCGCGGAAAAACTAGGCTTTACAGCAAAAGCCGTAAAAGGTACAGCGGATGCACTTTCCTCCGAGTTTCCCCTTCCGTGTATTGCACACGTTGTAGTAAACGGTAAACTGCTGCATTTTGTTGTAATTCATAAAATCACGAAAAAGCAGATGATTATTGCAGACCCAGCCAAGGGAATTGTTAAAATATCTCCTGAAGAATTTCTCAAGGAATGGACCGGCATTCTGCTGTTTCTGGTTCCAGATGTGAACTTTGAAAAAGGGAATGACACCAAAGGCACTTTCAGCCGGTTTCTATATTTACTGAAACCGCAGAAGAAACTACTCGCAAATATCTTTGTTGCTTCTCTGCTGGTTACGGTGCTGGGTATTCTAACATCTTTCTATTTCCAGCTTCTCATGGATACCATTCTGCCGAATGACTTGAAGCAAACGCTCACCGTAATTTCTATCGGCATCATTATTCTTTACATATTTAAAACCATACTTGACGCATTCCGTTCGCAGCTTATGCTGTATCTAAGCCAGCGTATTGATATTCCGCTGATTCTCGGCTTTTATCAGCACTTGATGAAATTGCCAATGAATTTCTTTGGTACCCGTAAAATCGGCGAAATTATCTCCCGCTTTGTAGATGCTTCAAAAATCCGCGATACGATTTCCAGTGCCGCATTGACTATTATGATTGATACCCTGATGGCTGTTGCCGGGGGAATCATGCTCTGTGTTGAAAACACAAAACTCTTTGGAATTACGGTAATCATTTTAGGACTTTATGCTGCAATCGTGTTCTCATTTAATAAGCCGGTGAAAAAAATCAACGAAAAAATGATGGAGGAAAATGCGCAGCTCACTTCTTTCCTTGTAGAATCACTGGAAGGAATAGAAACAATCAAGTCCTTTACTGCTGAAAGGAAAGCAAATCAAGAAACTGAACAAAAATTTATAAAGTTCTTGAAAAGCACATTCCACGGCGGATATATTTCCAATGTGGAAAACTCACTTGCAAATGGAGTTGCGGCCGTCGGAGGAGCAGTGATTTTATGGGTAGGTGCTACTTTTGTTTTAAACGGCAGTCTAAGCGTAGGTCAGCTATTGACTTTTAATGCGTTGTTGGTATATTTTCTCGATCCGGTAAAGAATTTGATTGGGCTGCAGCCGCAGATTCAGACAGCTGTTGTTGCGTCTGACCGCCTGGGTCAAATTTTGGATTTGTTGCCGGAAGTCAACAGCAATGAAAGCAAAAAAATCAGCCCTGAATCTTTACATGGAAACATCTGTTTTCACAATATTGATTTTAGGTACGGCACACGCAGGCTGGTTTTAGAAAACATTAATTTGGACATCAAGCAAGGAGAAAAAGTAGCTTTCGTTGGAGAAAGCGGTTCTGGAAAAACCACACTCGCAAAATTACTGATGAACTTTTATACGCCTGAAAAAGGTGAAATCCTGATTAACGGAATTAATATTCAAGATATTAACCGTGAAAAACTAAGGGAGCACATTGCATACATATCTCAAGACATTTTTCTATTCAGTGGAACGATTCATGAAAATATGCAAATTGCAAATTCAGATGCTTCACTGGATGAAATTATCAAAGCATGCCAAATGAGCCATGCGCATGATTTTATCAATAATCTTCCACTGCGGTATGAAACAATGCTGGAAGAAAACGGTGCAAACCTTTCTGGGGGACAAAAACAGCGCCTCGCGATTGCCCGTGCGCTGCTGAAACAACCTGACATTTTGATTATGGACGAAGCCACCTCTAACTTGGATTCTATTACAGAAAAAGCAATTGAAAAAACAATAAATGAGTTAACTTGCGGTACTACTACCATCCTAATTGCACATCGGCTAAGTACAATCCTGCAATGCAATCGAATTTTTGTAATTGATAATGGAAAAATAATAGAAAGCGGGACACATCAGCAACTTATTCAGCAAAACGGGCAATATTACCGTCTATGGAAGGAACAATCACCGGAATCGTTCTCTGAAAAAGTGGCCGTACCAGATAAGGAAATCGCAAAATGA
- a CDS encoding IS3 family transposase (programmed frameshift) yields MSTGKTGTRYDEDFKRTLVNLYQSGGKSQAALCKEYGVSITALGRWIKQYSIVETDDGEILTAKQVKDLQKRNAQLEEELLILKKANCHLHATLKQRLEAIHKLRFQHNIKLLCKVLGVNRSTYYKHYNTEPADRTKDNQTIAKLILKIYADYNKRLGAYKITYVLQRDYGINISVGRVYRLMRTLKLPRMSTEKPYKNYKHRDNGECTNHLHQEFNQQTPNIVWASDFTYIKVAGKWYYLCIVMDLFSRKVISWNISGKPDVDLVMTAFKKAYDRRNCPSGLMFHSDRGSQYTAFSFRQLLDSLNVVQSFSKKGYPFDNACCESFFKYLKKEETNRKAYHSLQELQLSIFQYIEGYYNSRRPHGSLRMLTPNEKEELFWNQA; encoded by the exons ATGTCCACTGGTAAAACCGGAACCCGATATGACGAAGATTTCAAACGAACTCTCGTCAACCTTTATCAATCTGGCGGCAAATCACAAGCAGCACTCTGTAAAGAGTATGGCGTTTCTATCACCGCACTTGGCCGTTGGATTAAACAATACTCAATCGTCGAAACGGATGATGGCGAAATACTAACTGCTAAGCAGGTCAAAGACCTCCAAAAGCGTAATGCTCAGCTTGAGGAGGAACTCCTTATACTAAAAAAAGCGA ATTGCCATCTTCACGCCACACTCAAACAACGATTAGAAGCTATTCATAAGCTCCGTTTCCAACACAATATCAAGCTCCTTTGTAAGGTTCTTGGCGTTAATCGAAGTACTTACTATAAGCATTACAACACCGAACCGGCTGATCGTACAAAAGACAATCAAACGATTGCAAAGCTTATTCTTAAAATCTACGCAGATTATAACAAACGTCTTGGAGCTTACAAGATTACCTATGTTCTCCAGCGTGATTATGGCATTAACATCAGTGTCGGACGAGTGTACCGACTGATGAGGACTCTAAAACTTCCACGGATGTCCACCGAAAAACCTTATAAAAATTATAAGCATCGGGACAACGGCGAGTGTACCAACCACCTTCACCAGGAGTTCAATCAGCAAACTCCAAACATTGTCTGGGCAAGTGATTTCACATACATCAAAGTTGCCGGCAAATGGTATTATCTTTGTATTGTAATGGATTTATTTTCTCGCAAAGTCATCTCCTGGAACATATCAGGCAAGCCAGATGTCGACCTCGTCATGACTGCGTTCAAAAAAGCTTATGATAGAAGAAACTGCCCTTCTGGACTTATGTTTCATTCTGATCGAGGATCTCAGTATACTGCTTTTTCATTTCGACAGCTTCTAGATTCTCTTAATGTTGTGCAATCATTTTCCAAAAAGGGCTATCCTTTTGATAATGCTTGCTGTGAAAGTTTCTTCAAATATCTAAAAAAAGAAGAAACCAACAGGAAAGCTTATCACTCCCTACAGGAATTACAGTTGTCCATATTCCAATATATTGAAGGATACTATAACTCAAGAAGGCCTCATGGCTCTCTTCGAATGCTAACACCTAACGAGAAAGAAGAACTGTTCTGGAATCAGGCTTAA
- a CDS encoding CPBP family intramembrane glutamic endopeptidase: MTNKIQQKLTIISYNNQYNFSLLSITIVNKEKKLGVSDLETEILAQTHPGAQVETPKKLLAKTGNKDWLLLVLVQAFAFVLQFVLGLLIGLCYALQHKKPDMLSLQNTLSNPAITMLPTFAAELITFMIARKLLKQKIGDHFRKPVVSSKFLSAGCIVALGASCLGSLLVSVLQMLLSPTGFHFNMPVLLTTSDSNLIILGILNVCVFAPILEELLFRGFLLKSLLPYGSAFAIISSAVLFGVMHGNLMQAIPTTLLGLVLAYIRVRANSIIPTIFIHSANNILFVVFTLLPQSDTTEIISAVLFIVLIAAATVLFIINRKKIWLAKGHSEAEEMPAKKKAAAFYFQSVCFYVLAALFIFNTISLSIAKG; the protein is encoded by the coding sequence GTGACCAACAAAATCCAACAAAAACTAACAATAATTTCCTACAATAACCAATACAATTTCTCGCTGCTTAGTATTACTATCGTTAATAAAGAGAAGAAGTTAGGAGTGTCTGATTTGGAAACAGAAATACTTGCACAAACACACCCAGGGGCACAAGTTGAAACGCCCAAAAAGTTACTCGCAAAAACAGGAAACAAGGACTGGCTTCTGCTCGTGCTGGTTCAGGCCTTTGCGTTTGTACTGCAATTTGTTTTAGGTTTACTGATTGGCTTATGTTATGCGCTGCAGCACAAAAAGCCAGATATGCTTTCTTTGCAAAATACGTTATCTAACCCTGCGATAACCATGCTGCCAACTTTTGCCGCGGAATTAATCACGTTTATGATTGCAAGAAAGCTGCTTAAACAAAAGATTGGTGACCATTTCCGCAAGCCAGTAGTTTCTTCAAAATTTTTATCGGCAGGCTGCATTGTTGCTTTAGGTGCAAGCTGCCTTGGCAGTCTTTTAGTATCTGTGCTTCAAATGCTGCTTTCCCCCACCGGTTTTCATTTCAATATGCCTGTTTTGCTGACAACAAGTGATTCCAACCTTATCATTTTAGGAATTCTCAATGTATGTGTATTTGCTCCAATTTTAGAAGAACTCCTATTTCGCGGGTTCCTTTTAAAGAGTTTACTGCCTTACGGTTCCGCATTTGCAATCATTTCATCGGCTGTCCTTTTCGGAGTGATGCACGGAAATTTGATGCAGGCAATTCCAACAACACTGCTGGGATTGGTTTTAGCATACATACGGGTTCGGGCAAACTCCATTATTCCTACAATATTCATTCACAGTGCGAATAATATTCTCTTTGTCGTTTTTACGCTGTTACCACAGAGTGACACAACCGAGATTATTTCGGCTGTACTTTTCATTGTTTTAATTGCAGCCGCAACTGTACTTTTTATAATCAACCGCAAAAAAATTTGGCTTGCGAAGGGTCACAGCGAAGCAGAAGAAATGCCTGCAAAGAAAAAAGCTGCGGCATTTTATTTTCAATCCGTTTGCTTTTATGTTTTAGCAGCGCTGTTCATCTTTAATACAATCAGTTTATCCATCGCGAAAGGCTGA
- a CDS encoding IS256 family transposase: MAQRKNNTDLTELLLKCMAEPDPMLSMLEWLCAQLMEAEVSGIAGAEKNVHSPSRSDYRCGYRPRRLDTRVGTMYLMVPKLRGRGYIPFFVTERKRSEAALIQVIQEAFVQGVSTRKMEKLAHSLGIENLSRSQVSEMTKGLNEQVQEFRSRSLTDTRYPVIWTDALYEKVRMDGRVVSMAVMVVCGVNEQGHRDILAVEPMLDESRESYCQLFQNLLNRGLKTPMLVVSDANKGLIAAIRESFPGASWQRCKVHFMRNILAHVPQKEKESFAAQLKEIWRAPSAELARQRAKQLSEQYEKRFPRAIAVLEDELEDSLAFYAFPELDARKISSTNMLERLNREIRRRTNVVGIFPNTNSYLRLVTTYLMEYAEDWSVSRAYFNSKSIQTLLLKAA, translated from the coding sequence ATGGCTCAAAGAAAGAATAACACAGATCTGACGGAATTGCTACTAAAATGTATGGCGGAGCCTGACCCGATGCTGAGTATGCTGGAATGGCTCTGCGCCCAGCTGATGGAGGCAGAGGTGTCCGGGATTGCTGGAGCAGAGAAGAATGTGCACAGTCCGTCTCGCAGCGACTATCGCTGCGGATACCGGCCACGGCGGTTGGATACTCGCGTAGGGACAATGTATCTTATGGTGCCAAAGCTTCGCGGTCGCGGTTACATCCCGTTCTTTGTGACGGAACGCAAACGCAGCGAAGCAGCACTGATACAGGTCATACAGGAAGCGTTCGTGCAGGGAGTTTCCACTCGTAAAATGGAAAAGCTGGCTCATAGTCTGGGGATAGAGAACCTCTCCCGCAGTCAGGTCAGTGAGATGACAAAAGGGCTCAATGAGCAGGTACAAGAATTCCGCAGCCGTTCTTTAACGGATACTCGCTATCCGGTTATTTGGACGGATGCCCTGTACGAAAAAGTTCGTATGGACGGGCGTGTCGTCAGTATGGCGGTAATGGTTGTCTGCGGCGTGAACGAGCAAGGACACCGGGATATTCTCGCCGTGGAGCCGATGCTAGATGAATCCAGAGAGAGCTATTGCCAGTTGTTTCAAAATCTCCTGAATCGCGGCCTGAAAACGCCGATGCTAGTGGTTTCCGATGCGAACAAAGGGCTGATCGCCGCCATCCGCGAAAGTTTTCCCGGTGCATCTTGGCAGCGCTGCAAAGTGCATTTCATGAGAAATATCTTGGCTCATGTCCCGCAGAAAGAAAAGGAATCCTTTGCGGCCCAATTGAAAGAAATCTGGCGGGCTCCTTCCGCCGAACTGGCACGGCAGCGCGCAAAACAGTTGTCAGAGCAATATGAAAAGCGGTTTCCCAGAGCGATTGCTGTTTTGGAAGATGAGCTGGAAGATTCACTGGCTTTCTACGCATTTCCTGAGCTTGATGCCCGCAAAATCTCATCGACCAATATGCTGGAACGGCTAAACAGGGAAATCCGGCGAAGAACCAACGTTGTCGGAATATTCCCTAATACAAATTCCTACCTGCGCCTCGTAACAACATATCTTATGGAATACGCTGAAGACTGGTCTGTCTCCAGAGCATATTTCAATTCCAAATCAATTCAGACACTTCTGCTAAAAGCGGCCTGA
- a CDS encoding restriction endonuclease subunit S, giving the protein MKKLDDMADFMTGSPQFRITETSDKGAPVYTFYSQTDFMNDAAGIISDIPRNKQVCTFDYVSTLQPGDLIFSLITGKASIVHSEHAGYLFTQNYIKIVPNKDLEVKFLAYLLNENHGIKKQLFIGLQGSQVLKYTLMQLRALEIGKIPSKKKQKLIGQIYFDQIHLQAVKNQAAELETILVLSKLEGTCK; this is encoded by the coding sequence ATGAAAAAACTTGATGATATGGCTGACTTTATGACAGGTTCACCACAATTCCGTATAACAGAAACATCAGACAAAGGAGCTCCAGTTTACACTTTTTATAGTCAAACCGACTTTATGAATGATGCGGCAGGCATCATTTCCGATATACCCCGGAACAAACAGGTGTGTACATTTGATTATGTGAGTACGCTGCAGCCGGGTGACCTTATATTCAGCTTGATTACTGGAAAAGCATCAATTGTCCACAGTGAACATGCAGGTTACTTGTTTACGCAGAACTATATTAAGATTGTGCCCAACAAGGATTTAGAGGTAAAATTTTTAGCTTACTTGTTAAATGAAAACCATGGGATAAAAAAGCAGCTATTCATCGGTTTGCAGGGTTCACAGGTTTTAAAATATACTCTGATGCAGTTGAGAGCACTGGAAATAGGGAAAATACCTTCAAAAAAGAAGCAAAAGTTAATTGGGCAGATTTATTTTGACCAAATACACCTGCAGGCAGTGAAAAACCAAGCAGCTGAACTGGAAACAATTTTAGTGTTGTCTAAATTGGAAGGAACGTGCAAATGA